One stretch of Miscanthus floridulus cultivar M001 chromosome 18, ASM1932011v1, whole genome shotgun sequence DNA includes these proteins:
- the LOC136521635 gene encoding uncharacterized protein, translating into MLASSATTASHSSGTLPTADSISAPAILVAPYTTISVKSHVPVTLELNHLNFNQWSPFFTSLCGKFGLLPHIDGMAAARPTDPAWAIADSCVRSWLLGTVGTDVLGLAAAPDQTARELWVAIKRLFEANKAPRAIFLSHKFHSMTQGDSSIDEYCQQMKATADALRDVGRTITDPELVLNLLRGLNPRFASTADIADSHPLPDFATTREKLVLKELRLANEGTVAAQTAFNATCGPACRSASPTAGGGSSAGRQGGHVAAATVAAAAAAAAVASGRRDGAAMVAAAAPSLGAGHGHPHRPPAPGSATPPGQSGRNSSSGARRRRT; encoded by the coding sequence ATGTTGGCCTCCTCTGCCACCACTGCCTCCCACTCCTCTGGAACCTTGCCGACTGCGGACTCCATCTCCGCTCCCGCCATCCTTGTCGCCCCCTACACGACAATCTCCGTCAAATCCCATGTCCCGGTGACCTTGGAGCTGAACCACCTAAACTTCAACCAGTGGTCGCCGTTCTTCACCTCCCTCTGTGGGAAATTCGGCCTCCTCCCACACATCGACGGCATGGCGGCGGCCAGGCCCACTGACCCTGCTTGGGCCATTGCGGACTCCTGTGTTCGCAGCTGGCTCCTCGGCACTGTCGGGACCGACGTCCTCGGCCTTGCTGCGGCTCCGGACCAGACCGCGCGCGAGCTCTGGGTTGCCATTAAGCGCCTCTTCGAGGCCAACAAGGCCCCACGTGCCATCTTCCTCAGTCACAAGTTCCACTCCATGACCCAAGGCGATTCCTCCATCGACGAGTACTGCCAGCAGATGAAAGCCACCGCCGATGCGCTCCGCGACGTCGGCCGTACCATCACCGACCCGGAGCTCGTCCTCAACCTTCTGCGCGGCCTCAATCCCCGCTTCGCCAGCACTGCGGACATCGCTGACTCGCACCCGCTGCCGGACTTCGCCACCACTCGCGAGAAGCTCGTTCTCAAGGAACTTCGACTTGCCAACGAGGGCACGGTCGCCGCCCAGACAGCGTTCAACGCCACGTGCGGTCCAGCTTGTCGCTCGGCCTCCCCCACCGCGGGTGGTGGCTCCTCTGCCGGTCGCCAGGGCGGACATGTGGCGGCGGCTACGGTGGccgcagcagcagcggcggcggcagtcgCTTCAGGAAGAAGGGACGGggcggccatggtggcggcaGCAGCCCCCAGTCTGGGGGCGGGCCACGGGCACCCACACCGCCCGCCGGCCCCTGGTTCTGCTACGCCCCCTGGACAGTCGGGGCGCAACAGCAGCAGTGGCGCCCGCCGGCGGCGAACCTAG